CTGCGAGGCGAACTCGATGTGCGCGTGGTCCAGCTGCCGGGTGCGCTCACCGATCCACACCATGTGCGCGGAGACGTCGTACAGCTGCCCGGTGCGCGAGTCGACCCGGGTCAGGGCGGACTCGTAGTCGAGCAGCAGCGCCTCGTGCGAGGAGTAGAACTCGACCGTCTTGAACTCCTCCGGGTCGGCCCCGCAGGCGTGCATGAAGTTGAGTGCCTGGTCGATCTCGCGCGCCAGCTGCTCGTAGCGCTGCCCCGACGGGGACGACTTCACGAAGTCCTGGTTCCAGGCGTGCACCTGGCGCAGGTCGGCGTAGCCGCCGGTGGTGAAGGCGCGCACCAGGTTCAGCGTGGAGGCCGAGGCGTGGTACATCCGCTTCAGCCGCTCGGGGTCCGGGATCCGGGCCTCTTCGGTGAAGTCGAAGCCGTTGACGGAGTCGCCCCGGTACGTCGGCAGCGTCACGCCGTCGCGGGTCTCGGTCGGCTTGGAGCGCGGCTTGGAGTACTGGCCGGCGATGCGGCCGACCTTCACCACCGGCACGGACGCGGCGTACGTCAGCACGGCACCCATCTGGAGCAGCGTCTTGAGCTTATTGCGGATATGGTCCGCGGACACCGCGTCGAACGCCTCGGCGCAGTCGCCGCCCTGGAGGAGGAACGCCTCTCCCTTGGCGACGGCCGCCATCCGGGCGCGCAGCTGGTCGCACTCGCCCGCGAAGACGAGCGGCGGATACGACTCGAGGTCCGCAACGACTGCGCGCAGAGCCTCGGTGTCGGGGTACTCGGGCTGCTGCGCCGCGGGCAGGTCTCGCCAGGTGTTGCCAGCACTCGCGCTGGTCTTAGCGTTCACGGTCACGGCCTCAACATTACGGGGTCGTGTCGGACGCCCTGACCCATGCCCAGCAATTGAGACACGGGGTACACGACTCGGACACGGGGTCTCGGACATGGGGTAGGGTGCCTGCCATGTTCGCGCACTCGATCCAGACCTGGTGGTGGACCGCTCATCCGGCGGCCCACTGACTGCGCGTACGACAGACTTCGCGAAGGCCGCCCGAGGGGCGGCCTTCGGCGTTTCCCGGGGTCGTTCCTCTCCACCGAAATCCCACCGGATCCTCGGAGAAGGAGCACGCACCCATGAATCTGCTCGGCTTGCTGGACGACCCCCGCCCGTTCGCCCTGCTGCGCCGCCGCACCCCGGGACACGGCCACGAACTGATCGAGATCCTCGTCGGCCCGGTCACCACGTACGACCGCCTCGCCGACCTCCCCGACGAGGGCCTGGCGCTCGTCCCCTTCCGGCAGATCCACGAGCGCGGCTTCGACGTCCGCGACGACGGCACTCCGCTGTCGGTGCTGACGCCCGAGGAGTCCTACGTCGTCCCGCTCACCGACGCCCTGGAGCAGCTCCCGGCCCGCGACGTGCGCGTCGAGGGCGGCGGCTTCGACGTCGGTGACGAGGAGTACGCGGAGATCGTCGGGCGCGTGCTGCGGGAGGAGATCGGGCGGGGCGAGGGTGCCAACTTCGTCATCCGGCGGACGTACGAGGGTGAGATCCCCGGGTTCGGCCGGGCCGACGCGCTGGCGCTGTTCCGGCGGCTGCTGGAGGGCGAGCGGGGCGCGTACTGGACGTTCGTCGTGCACACCGGCGACCGGACGCTGGTCGGGGCGAGCCCGGAGGTGCACGTCCGGATGTCCGGCGGCACGGTCGTCATGAACCCGATCAGCGGGACGTACCGCTATCCCGCCGAGGGGCCGACGCCCGAGCACCTGCTGGACTTCCTCGCCGACGGCAAGGAGATCGAGGAGCTGTCGATGGTCGTCGACGAGGAGCTCAAGATGATGTGCACCGTCGGCGACATGGGCGGGGTGGTCGTCGGGCCCCGGCTGAAGGAGATGGCGCACCTCGCGCACACCGAGTACGAGCTGCGCGGGAAGTCCTCGCTGGATGTGCGGGAAGTACTGAAGGAGACCATGTTCGCGGCGACCGTCACGGGCTCGCCGGTGCAGAACGCCTGCCGGGTCATCGAGCGGCACGAGGTCGGCGGGCGCGGGTACTACGCCGGTGCCCTGGCCCTCCTCGGCCATGACTCGGGCGGGGCCCAGACCCTCGACTCCCCCATCCTCATCCGCACGGCCGACATCGACGCCGGTGGCCGGCTGCGGGTGCCGGTGGGCGCCACGCTCGTGCGCGGTTCCGACCCGGAGGGCGAGGTCGCGGAGACGCACGCGAAGGCGGCGGGAGTACTGACGGCCCTGGGCATCCGGCCGGGCAGGCCGCGCGAGGAGTCCGTCCGGCCACGACTGGCCGACGACCCACGCGTGCAGGCCGCGCTCGACGGGCGCCGGGCCTCGCTCGCGCCGTTCTGGCTGCGGATGCAGAAGGCGTCCGCAGAGCTGGCCGGACACGCCCTGGTGGTCGACGGCGAGGACACCTTCACGGCGATGCTCGCGCATGTGCTGCGGTCGGGCGGGCTGGAGGTGACCGTCCGGCGGTACGACGAGGACGGGCTCCGGGAGGCGGTGCTCGCGCACGAGGGCCCGGTCGTGCTCGGCCCGGGTCCTGGTGATCCCTCCGATCTCACCGATCCCAAGATGCGGATCCTGCGGAACCTCACGGCCGAAGTCCTCACCGGCCACCCGCACGGCGTGCTCGGCGTCTGCCTCGGGCACGAGCTGATCGCGGCCGAGCTGGGGCTGGAGATCGTACGGAAGGAAGTGCCGTACCAGGGGGCGCAGACGACGATCGACCTGTTCGGGCGGCCGGAGACGGTCGGTTTCTACAACAGCTTCGTGGCACGCTGCGACGAAGGAGCCCATCAGGAGCTGGCCGCGCACGGCGTCGAGGTCAGCCGCGCCGCGAACGGGGAGGTGCACGCGCTGCGCGGGCCCGGATTCGCGGGGGTGCAGTTCCACCCGGAGTCGGTGCTCACGCTCAACGGCGCGGCGGTCGTGCGGGACCTGGTGGGGCAACTGCGGGGCACGAACACGCCCTCGGTGTAGCAAGGGGCCGGTCGGGCCGCGCGGCCCGACCGGCGCCCGGGGCGGGGCGGTCCGTCAGCCGAAGAACACCCCGACCTCCTCGTACAGCTTCGGGTCCACCGTCTTCAGGCGGGCCGTCGCGTCCGCGAGGGGGACGCGGACGATGTCCGTGCCGCGCAGGGCGACCATCGTGCCGAAGTCGCCGTCGCGGACGCAGTCGATGGCGTGCAGTCCGAAACGGGTGGCGAGCCAGCGGTCGAAGGCGCTGGGGGTGCCGCCGCGCTGGACATGGCCGAGGACCGTCGTGCGGGCCTCCTTGCCCGTGCGCTTCTCGATCTCCTTGGCGAGCCACTCGCCGACACCGGACAGGCGGACGTGCCCGAAGGAGTCCAGCGTCTGGTCCTTGAGGACCATGTCGCCGTCCTTGGGCATGGCCCCCTCGGCGACGACCACGATCGGCGCGTACGACGCCCGGAAGCGGGACGTCACCCAGGAGCACACCTGCTCGACGTCGAAGCGCTGCTCGGGGATGAGGATGACGTTCGCGCCCCCGGCCAGGCCCGAGTGGAGGGCGATCCAGCCGGCGTGCCGGCCCATGACCTCGCAGACCAGGACCCGCATGTGGGACTCGGCGGTGGTGTGCAGCCGGTCGATGGCCTCGGTGGCGATGCCGACCGCGGTGTCGAAGCCGAAGGTGTAGTCCGTGGCGGACAGGTCGTTGTCGATCGTCTTCGGAACGCCCACACAGGGCACGCCGTACTCGCCGGACAGCCGGGCGGCCACGCCCAGCGTGTCCTCGCCGCCGATGACGATGAGCGCCTCGACCTCCAGCCCCGCGAGGTTCTCCTTGATGCGGCGGATGCCGTTGCGCTCCTTCAGCGGATTGGTCCGCGAGGAGCCGAGGATGGTGCCGCCACGGGGCAGGATGCCGCGCACGGCGGGGATGTCGAGACGGACGGTGTCGTTCTCCATGGGACCGCGCCAGCCGTCCCGGAAGCCGGTGAAGTCATAGCCGTACTCCTGCACGCCCTTGCGGACGATGGCCCGGATGACGGCGTTGAGCCCGGGGCAGTCGCCGCCCCCGGTCAGTACTCCGACGCGCATGGAACAGTCCCTTCGCCGCAGGTGCCTGACGAAGGGTCAGTGTGACGTGCGCCTCACTCGTCGTCGAGGCCGCGCTCTATCGCATACCTGACCAGCTCCACGCGGTTGTGCAACTGGAGTTTGCCGAGGGTGTTCTGGACGTGGTTCTGCACCGTGCGGTGGGAGATGACCAGGCGTTCGGCGATCTGCTTGTAGCTCAGGCCCTTGGCGACGAGGCGCAGCACCTCGGTCTCGCGGTCGGTGAGCCGGGGGGCCTTCGGTTCGTCGGTGTCGGGAGCGGGGGCGGGTTCGGAGGCCAGGCGGCGGTACTCGCCGAGGACCAGCCCGGCGAGGCCGGGGGTGAAGACGGGGTCACCGGCGGCCGTGCGGCGGACCGCGTCCTGGAGTTCCTCGGTGGAGGCCGACTTCAGCAGATAGCCGGTCGCGCCGGACTTCACCGCCTCCAGGACGTCGGCGTGCTCACCGCTCGCGGAGAGCACCAGGACCCGCAGCGCCGGGTCGGCGGCGACGACCTCCTTGCAGACCTGGACGCCGGGCTTGCCGGGCAGGTTCAGGTCGAGCACGAGCACCTCGGGTGCGGCGGCCTTGGCGCGGCGCACGGCCTGGTCGCCGTCGCCCGCGGTGGCGACCACCGCGAAGCCCGACTCGGCCAGGTCCCGGGCGACCGCGTCGCGCCACATGGGGTGGTCGTCGACCACCATGACCTTGATCGGGTCCCGCCGGCCCTCCGTGGTCTCCGTCATCGCCGCTCCGCCTTCCCCCGTACGTTCGTCACGTCCTTCGGTACCTTCAACTCGACCTCCGTGCCCTGGCCCGGCACCGAGATCAGCTCCGCGCTGCCGCCGAGGTCACGCAGCCGGCCGCGGATCGACAGGGCGACGCCGAGCCGCCCCTCGCCCTCGGCCTGGTCGAGCCGCCCCTCCGGGATGCCGGGTCCGTCGTCCCGCACGGTGACGATCACCTCGTCCGGCTCGTCCTCGACGAGGATCCACGCGCGCGCCTGCTCCCCGGCGTGCTTGCGGACGTTGTCCAGCGCCGCCCCGACGGCCGCGGCCACCTCCCGGGCGGCGACCGGCGCCAGCGGCACCGGCGCGCCGGGCTCGGCGAGGCTGACCCTGGCGCCGGCGTACGGCGCGAGCAGGGCGCGCAGGTCGACGGGGCCGCTCTCCTCCGGCTGCTCGTCGACGGCCCGGACGACGGCTCCCTCGGCGGCGTCCTCCGAGACCCGGGAGACGGGCACCAGTCCCCCGGAGACCAGGGTGCGCAGCGCCACCTCCTGCTCACCGGCCATCCGGCCCAGCTCGGCCGCCTCGCCGCCGATCACCGCGCCGCGCCGCTGTACCATCGCCAGCACCTGGAGCACGCTGTCGTGGATGTCCCGGGCGAGGCGCTCCCGCTCGCGTGTGGCGGCCTCGATCTCCAGGGCGCGGGCGAGGGTGCGCTCGGAGGCGCGGGCGACCTCGACGACGTAGCCGATGGCGATGGAGGCGATGCAGACCAGGATGACGTTGTGGACGGTGTCACGGGCCGGGCTGCCGCGCTCGATCAGATTGGCGACGGCCACCAGGCCGGAGGCGAGGGCCGCCCAGCGCCAGCCGCCCTTGACGGCGAAGGCGAGGACGGCACCGGCGGTCCATATCGACGGCAGGGTCGGGCCACCCGCATGGATCCGCTCGGGCGCGTCGGCGACGGGCGTGAGCAGGATGCCGGCGACGGCGATGGTGAGGTCGGCGGCGAGGAACCGCTTGGTGCAGCGGGCGGCGTTCGCGACGCGGGGCAGGGTGGCCAGGGTCCACCCGCTCAGCACGGCGTAGTAGGCGACGGCGACCCAGGGCCGGGTGAACTCCTCGTAGGCGGTGGTGAACAGGCCGATCGCGTACAGCATCGTGAGCACCCGGTAGGCGGTCAGCGCTCGCCACAGCGGCTGCTCGACCGACATCCTCATGACTCGCTCGCGCTCGGCCATCTCCCCCATCCCCCTGACGAGCCCCCGACTAGGGCTCGGTCCGCCTCTGCTCCGGCTTTTCCTGCTCCGCCTTCTCCGCCTGTTCCTTCTCCGCCCGCGCGAGTGCGGCCCTCGCCGCCTTCTCGGCTTCCTTCTCCGCCTTGGCCGCCTCCGTGAGCTGCCGCTTCATGGCCGTCGCGTACATGTCGACGTACTCCTGGCCGGAGAGCTTCATGATCTCGTACATGACCTCGTCGGTCACCGCGCGCAGCACGAACCGGTCGTGCTCCATGCCCTGGTAGCGGCTGAAGTCCAGGGGCTTGCCGATCCGGATGCCGGGACGCATCAGCTTCGGCATGACCTTCCCGGGCGGCTGGATCTTCTCCGTGTCGATCATGGCGACGGGGATGACGGGCGCGCCGGTCGCGAGCGCCACGCGCGCGAGGCCGCCCGGCTTGCCGCGGTAGAGCCGCCCGTCGGGCGAGCGCGTCCCCTCCGGGTAGATACCGAACAGCTCGCCGCGCTCCAGCACATCGATGCCGCTCCTGATGGCGGCCTCACCCGCGCCGCGCGCACCGGAGCGGTCCACCGGAAGCTGGCCGACTCCCTTGAAGAAGGCGGCCGTCAGCCGGCCCTTCACACCGGGCGTGGTGAAGTACTCGGCCTTCGCGATGAACGTGACCTTGCGGTCCAGGACCGCGGGCAGGAAGAACGAGTCCGAGAAGGAGAGGTGGTTGCTCGCCAGGATCGCCGGGCCCTCGGAGGGAATGTTCTCCAGGCCTTCCACCCAGGGCCTGAAGGCGACCTTCAGCGGTCCCCCAACAGCGACCTTCATCGCGCCGTACAACAACCGAGTGCCTCCTGTGTGTGTCGATCAGACCTTAACCCGGCGCGCTGTCAAAGGCGCCGACGGCCCTGGTCGGTGTCAGTGCCGTCGCGTACGGTGAAGGTCCCGCGAACGCCGTGCGATCCCTGCCATGACGTTCCGTGACCATCCGTGATCGTGTCCGTCCCTTCTCACGACCAGGAGGCCGAAGGTGCCGGTCCTTGCCGGAGCCGAGCCGTTTCGCCACGAGGGCGGGGAGATCGCCGTGCTCCTCTGCCACGGCTTCACCGGTTCACCGCAGTCGCTGCGCCCCTGGGCGGAGCATCTCGCCGCACAGGGCCTGACCGTCTCGCTGCCGCTGCTGCCCGGGCACGGCACACGGTGGGAGGACCTGCGGATCACCGGCTGGCCGGACTGGTACGCGGAGGTGGACCGAGAGCTGCGCCTCCTGTGCGAGCGCCGCGCGCAGGTCTTCGTGGCCGGGCTGTCCATGGGGGGCGCCCTGGCCCTGCGGCTCGCCGCGAGGCACGGCGACGCCGTCTCCGGTGTGGTGGTCGTCAACCCGGCGAACAAGGTGCACGGCCTGGCCGCGCACGCCCTCCCGGTGATCCGCCACTTCGTCCCCGCGACGAAGGGCATCGCCAGCGACATCGCCAAGCCGGACAGCAGGGAGCTCGGCTACGACCGGGTGCCGCTGCACGCGGCGCACTCCCTGCGCCAGTTCTTCCAGGTCGTCGACCGCGAGCTGCCCCAGGTCACCCAGCCGGTGCTGCTGCTGCGCAGCCCGCAGGACCACGTGGTGCCGCCCGCCGACTCGGCCCGTATCCTCAGCCGCATCTCGTCGACCGACGTGAAAGAGGTCCTCCTGGAACAGAGCTACCACGTCGCCACGTTGGACCATGACGCGGACCGGATCTTCGAGGAGAGCACCTCGTTCATCGGCCGGCTCGCGTCCGGCCTCGGCAAGGAGCCCGGTCTCGGCAAGGAAGGGACGACCGCAGGTGGCTGAGCACGACTCCGACCGCGAGGGCCGCGAGCCGGACGAGCAGGGCGTCCCGTTCGACGAGGCGGCCGCCTGGGCGGCGATCGTCGCCGGATACGGCGAGGAGCCGCCGGACCCGCCGGGCGCCAAGCCGTTCAAGTCGGTCGAGGACCTGGCACTGCTGGAATCTCCGACCAACGACGACCGGGTGAACACGGCCGGGGACGCCGCGAAGCCCGCTGAGCCGAAGTCCGCTGCCGAGCCGAAGCCTGCTGCCGAGCCGAAGCCTGCTGCCGGGCCGAAGCCCGCTGAGCGTGAGGCTCCGGAGGCCAAGGGGTCCGGGCCCGGGTCCGCGTCCGGTGACAAGCCGGCCAAGCCTCTGGGTGGCTCCGTCTCCTTCGCGCCCGGCGTCGGCCCGCGCGACTACACCGCGCCGGAGCCCACCGAGGACGACTTCGACGAGGACGACGAGGGCCACTTCGTGCCCCCGGAGCCGCCCCCGCTGCCGTCCGCCGACGCCACCGCCAAGTTCGCCTGGCTGGGCGTGCTCGGCGGGCCGCTGATACTGCTGCTGGCCGTGCTGCTCGGCTGGGAGATGACGTGGTGG
This region of Streptomyces caelestis genomic DNA includes:
- a CDS encoding 6-phosphofructokinase; protein product: MRVGVLTGGGDCPGLNAVIRAIVRKGVQEYGYDFTGFRDGWRGPMENDTVRLDIPAVRGILPRGGTILGSSRTNPLKERNGIRRIKENLAGLEVEALIVIGGEDTLGVAARLSGEYGVPCVGVPKTIDNDLSATDYTFGFDTAVGIATEAIDRLHTTAESHMRVLVCEVMGRHAGWIALHSGLAGGANVILIPEQRFDVEQVCSWVTSRFRASYAPIVVVAEGAMPKDGDMVLKDQTLDSFGHVRLSGVGEWLAKEIEKRTGKEARTTVLGHVQRGGTPSAFDRWLATRFGLHAIDCVRDGDFGTMVALRGTDIVRVPLADATARLKTVDPKLYEEVGVFFG
- the macS gene encoding MacS family sensor histidine kinase, whose product is MAERERVMRMSVEQPLWRALTAYRVLTMLYAIGLFTTAYEEFTRPWVAVAYYAVLSGWTLATLPRVANAARCTKRFLAADLTIAVAGILLTPVADAPERIHAGGPTLPSIWTAGAVLAFAVKGGWRWAALASGLVAVANLIERGSPARDTVHNVILVCIASIAIGYVVEVARASERTLARALEIEAATRERERLARDIHDSVLQVLAMVQRRGAVIGGEAAELGRMAGEQEVALRTLVSGGLVPVSRVSEDAAEGAVVRAVDEQPEESGPVDLRALLAPYAGARVSLAEPGAPVPLAPVAAREVAAAVGAALDNVRKHAGEQARAWILVEDEPDEVIVTVRDDGPGIPEGRLDQAEGEGRLGVALSIRGRLRDLGGSAELISVPGQGTEVELKVPKDVTNVRGKAERR
- a CDS encoding anthranilate synthase family protein, encoding MNLLGLLDDPRPFALLRRRTPGHGHELIEILVGPVTTYDRLADLPDEGLALVPFRQIHERGFDVRDDGTPLSVLTPEESYVVPLTDALEQLPARDVRVEGGGFDVGDEEYAEIVGRVLREEIGRGEGANFVIRRTYEGEIPGFGRADALALFRRLLEGERGAYWTFVVHTGDRTLVGASPEVHVRMSGGTVVMNPISGTYRYPAEGPTPEHLLDFLADGKEIEELSMVVDEELKMMCTVGDMGGVVVGPRLKEMAHLAHTEYELRGKSSLDVREVLKETMFAATVTGSPVQNACRVIERHEVGGRGYYAGALALLGHDSGGAQTLDSPILIRTADIDAGGRLRVPVGATLVRGSDPEGEVAETHAKAAGVLTALGIRPGRPREESVRPRLADDPRVQAALDGRRASLAPFWLRMQKASAELAGHALVVDGEDTFTAMLAHVLRSGGLEVTVRRYDEDGLREAVLAHEGPVVLGPGPGDPSDLTDPKMRILRNLTAEVLTGHPHGVLGVCLGHELIAAELGLEIVRKEVPYQGAQTTIDLFGRPETVGFYNSFVARCDEGAHQELAAHGVEVSRAANGEVHALRGPGFAGVQFHPESVLTLNGAAVVRDLVGQLRGTNTPSV
- a CDS encoding lysophospholipid acyltransferase family protein → MKVAVGGPLKVAFRPWVEGLENIPSEGPAILASNHLSFSDSFFLPAVLDRKVTFIAKAEYFTTPGVKGRLTAAFFKGVGQLPVDRSGARGAGEAAIRSGIDVLERGELFGIYPEGTRSPDGRLYRGKPGGLARVALATGAPVIPVAMIDTEKIQPPGKVMPKLMRPGIRIGKPLDFSRYQGMEHDRFVLRAVTDEVMYEIMKLSGQEYVDMYATAMKRQLTEAAKAEKEAEKAARAALARAEKEQAEKAEQEKPEQRRTEP
- a CDS encoding trp operon leader peptide codes for the protein MFAHSIQTWWWTAHPAAH
- a CDS encoding class II 3-deoxy-7-phosphoheptulonate synthase encodes the protein MTVNAKTSASAGNTWRDLPAAQQPEYPDTEALRAVVADLESYPPLVFAGECDQLRARMAAVAKGEAFLLQGGDCAEAFDAVSADHIRNKLKTLLQMGAVLTYAASVPVVKVGRIAGQYSKPRSKPTETRDGVTLPTYRGDSVNGFDFTEEARIPDPERLKRMYHASASTLNLVRAFTTGGYADLRQVHAWNQDFVKSSPSGQRYEQLAREIDQALNFMHACGADPEEFKTVEFYSSHEALLLDYESALTRVDSRTGQLYDVSAHMVWIGERTRQLDHAHIEFASQIRNPVGIKLGPTTTAEEALQYIERLDPDREPGRLTFIVRMGADKVRDKLPELVEKVTASGATVAWITDPMHGNTYEAASGHKTRRFDDVLDEVKSFFEVHKALGTHPGGIHVELTGDDVTECVGGGDEIFVDDLHQRYETACDPRLNRSQSLDLAFLVAEMYRDQ
- a CDS encoding response regulator → MTETTEGRRDPIKVMVVDDHPMWRDAVARDLAESGFAVVATAGDGDQAVRRAKAAAPEVLVLDLNLPGKPGVQVCKEVVAADPALRVLVLSASGEHADVLEAVKSGATGYLLKSASTEELQDAVRRTAAGDPVFTPGLAGLVLGEYRRLASEPAPAPDTDEPKAPRLTDRETEVLRLVAKGLSYKQIAERLVISHRTVQNHVQNTLGKLQLHNRVELVRYAIERGLDDE
- a CDS encoding alpha/beta hydrolase, producing the protein MPVLAGAEPFRHEGGEIAVLLCHGFTGSPQSLRPWAEHLAAQGLTVSLPLLPGHGTRWEDLRITGWPDWYAEVDRELRLLCERRAQVFVAGLSMGGALALRLAARHGDAVSGVVVVNPANKVHGLAAHALPVIRHFVPATKGIASDIAKPDSRELGYDRVPLHAAHSLRQFFQVVDRELPQVTQPVLLLRSPQDHVVPPADSARILSRISSTDVKEVLLEQSYHVATLDHDADRIFEESTSFIGRLASGLGKEPGLGKEGTTAGG